In the genome of Hyphomicrobium sp. ghe19, the window TCTCAATCACTCCGGCGAGATCATGAGCCGCCTGACGGCGGACACCACGCAGATCAAGGCCGTTGCCGGGACGGCGCTCAGTCAGGCGGCGCGCAACGCCATCATGCTGGTTGGCGCGCTCGTCATGATGTTCATAACCAGTCCCAATCTGTCGGCGCTGGTGTTTCTCGCCATTCCCATCATCGTTCTTCCGCTTGTCGGATTCGGGCGCGCCGTGCGGCGGTTGTCGCGGCAGGCTCAGGATACGCTCGGCGAGGCTTCGGCTTACGCCTCTGAAAATCTCGGCGCCTACCGGACGATGCAAGCGTACGTGAACGAGAAGACGGTTTCCGATCGCTTTGCGCGCGCCGTCGAGCGGACGTTTGCCGCGGCGCGGCGGCGGATGCTTGCCCGCGCGGCTCTGACCTTCGTTGCTATTCTGCTTACCGTCGTGAGCGTCACGGGTGTGCTTTGGTATGGCGCCTCCCAGGTCGTCGTCGGCGATATGACAGGCGGCCGGCTCGGGCAATTCGTTCTTTACGCGCTTTTTGCTGCCGGTGCGCTGGCCGAGCTTTCGGAAGTATGGGGCGAGATGAGCCAGGCTGCGGGCGCCGCCGAGCGGCTTTCGGAAATGATGGCGACGGTACCCGATATCCGTTCCCCCGAGCATCCGACGCCGTTGCCCGAACCGTCAACCGGCACCATTGCATTCGAGAACGTGACCTTCGCCTATCCGACGCGCCCCGGCGAGAAGGCTCTCGATGGCGTATCGTTTCGGGCGAGTTCCGGCGAGACGCTGGCGCTCGTCGGCGCTTCCGGCGCGGGCAAGTCGACGATCTTCAACCTGCTTCTCCGTTTCTACGATCCGAACCAAGGCATCGTTCGCGTCGACGGGGTGGATGTACGGGACGCCGACGTCGCGGCGCTGCGCCGTCACATCGCGCTGGTGCCGCAAGACGTTGCTCTTTTCGCAGATACGGTCGCGGAGAACATCCGCTACGGGACGCCCGGAGCGACGCTTTCGGAAGTTCGGCGGGCCGCGACGGCGGCCCAGGCGGACGACTTCATTCGCCGCCTTCCAGACGGTTACAATACCAAGCTCGGCGAGCGCGGCACCTCGCTTTCGGGCGGGCAGCGTCAGCGGATTGCCATTGCGCGCGCCATTCTGAAAAACGCGCCGATCCTGCTGCTTGACGAGGCGACAAGCGCTCTCGACGCGGAGAGCGAAGGGGCTGTGCAGCGCGCGCTCGAAGACTTGATGAAGGACCGGACGAGCATCGTCATCGCGCATCGGCTCGCTACGGTTCAGAAAGCCGATCGCATTCTCGTCATGGAGAACGGGCGGATCGTCGAAGCGGGGACGCATGTCGAGCTTGTCCGCCGGGGCGGAATCTATGCGCATCTCGCCGAGCTGCAATTCGGGCGCGAAGCCGCCGAGTAAACGGCTCGACGGACGTTCTTTAACGTTCCATTAACTTCCGCATGCTGATCATTGCTCTTATGAGAGCACTGACGGTCATTGTCGTCCTGTTCGGCTGTTTCGCGTACGATATTTCGTACAACAACGCGGAGCTAATCCGTTGGCTCGCGGATACGCTCGGACTCTCATAAATCAACGAAGCTCGCGCTGGATCTCCCCGGCGTCCGACTTTTGCCTTGTGCCCGGCGACACGCGTTCCGCGCGCCGGCTGCCGGGCACGGTTATCGGTTCGTCAGCTTCAGCTCGATGCGGCGGTTCTTTTGGAAGGCCTCTTCCGTCAGGCCCGGATCGATCGGCGCAAATTCGCCGTAGCCCGCGGCCACGAGGCGATCGGGCGGGACGCCGCGCGATATCAGATATTTGACCACGGACGAGGCGCGCGCGGTCGACAATTCCCAGTTCGACGGAAACTGCGATCGCGAGATCGGCCGGATGTCGGTGTGACCGTTGATCTGCAGCGCCCAATCGATGTCGGGCGGGATTTCCTTTTGAAGCTCCAGGATCGCCGATGCGATCTGATCCATCGCGGCGTCACCCTCCGGGGTCAGCGTCGCCGATCCGGCCGGGAAGAGGACTTCCGATTCGAACACGAAGCGATCGCCGGCGATGCGGATGTCCTTGCGATCCTTCAATAGCTCTCTCAGGCGGCCGAAGAAATCCGAGCGGTAACGCTTCAGTTCCTGCACCTGCTGCGCGAGCGCGGTGTTCAGGCGCGCGCCGAGGTCCTTGATGGTCTTGTCGCTCTCGGTCGTCTTCTTCTGTGACGCATCGAGCGCGTCGCTCAGGGCGGCGATCTGCCGGCGCAAGGCGACGAGCTGCTGATTGAGAAGGTCGACCTTCGACAGCGCTTCGGCGGAAATACTTTTCTGCTTGTCGAGATCGGCGCCGAGGGAAGCGATCCGGCCTTCAGCCGCTTTGGCGCGGTCGTCGGCGCCGAGACCTGCGCCGGTCAATTTCTCATTGTCGGCTTTCAGAGACGACAGGGAGGCTTGTAGGGCAGCGAGATCGTCCTGGGCCGACTGCGATTTGCCTTTCTCGAGCGAAAGCATCGAGGTCAGCTCGCTGATCTGCTGGGTCAGACGTTGGAGGGCCGAGTCTTTCCCCGTGGCCTCTTGGGCCGAGAAATATTGGGCGATCATGAAGATCGACATCAGCAGCGTGACGACGAGAAGCAGTGTCGACAGCACGTCGACGTAGGCAGGCCAGAACTCGCCGTATTCACCGCTGCGACGGGACCGTCCGCGTGCCATGCGCCTTTAAACTCCGCGCTTCATGGCATCGGCAAGGTTGCGCAGCATGGCGGCGACCTCGGCTTGGCTTTGCGCCTGCTCGTCCACCCACTCGCGGACGACTTTCTGCTCCGAGCGCATCTGCGTGACGAGTTGATTGACGCCGCGCGCGAGGTCGCGGACGTCGTCCTGGGGGGCCACGCCTTTTGCAGGCATACCGGCCTGATCCACGACGCGGTTCGCGAAGTCCTCGAGCGAGCGCTGCATTTCGACAACCGCCGACAGGAGCTGGCGATTGACGTAATCATTCGTGTGGGCGCCGGTGCCTGCAGGCGTCAGCTCGGTGATGCCCGACAGCCATTCCTCGAGCTCGTTGT includes:
- a CDS encoding ABC transporter transmembrane domain-containing protein, whose protein sequence is MSSDVADQGSDRAQPDQENTRQSKRLALKPLLTLKPLILSHKGALWGAIIALVVSAIAMLSVPLAVRRMIDNGFGGNDSTLINNYFLTIIAIGLVIAIASPARFYFVNWIGERVVADLRTTVFAQLAKLGPAYFDLNHSGEIMSRLTADTTQIKAVAGTALSQAARNAIMLVGALVMMFITSPNLSALVFLAIPIIVLPLVGFGRAVRRLSRQAQDTLGEASAYASENLGAYRTMQAYVNEKTVSDRFARAVERTFAAARRRMLARAALTFVAILLTVVSVTGVLWYGASQVVVGDMTGGRLGQFVLYALFAAGALAELSEVWGEMSQAAGAAERLSEMMATVPDIRSPEHPTPLPEPSTGTIAFENVTFAYPTRPGEKALDGVSFRASSGETLALVGASGAGKSTIFNLLLRFYDPNQGIVRVDGVDVRDADVAALRRHIALVPQDVALFADTVAENIRYGTPGATLSEVRRAATAAQADDFIRRLPDGYNTKLGERGTSLSGGQRQRIAIARAILKNAPILLLDEATSALDAESEGAVQRALEDLMKDRTSIVIAHRLATVQKADRILVMENGRIVEAGTHVELVRRGGIYAHLAELQFGREAAE
- a CDS encoding peptidoglycan -binding protein, which gives rise to MARGRSRRSGEYGEFWPAYVDVLSTLLLVVTLLMSIFMIAQYFSAQEATGKDSALQRLTQQISELTSMLSLEKGKSQSAQDDLAALQASLSSLKADNEKLTGAGLGADDRAKAAEGRIASLGADLDKQKSISAEALSKVDLLNQQLVALRRQIAALSDALDASQKKTTESDKTIKDLGARLNTALAQQVQELKRYRSDFFGRLRELLKDRKDIRIAGDRFVFESEVLFPAGSATLTPEGDAAMDQIASAILELQKEIPPDIDWALQINGHTDIRPISRSQFPSNWELSTARASSVVKYLISRGVPPDRLVAAGYGEFAPIDPGLTEEAFQKNRRIELKLTNR